The Theileria equi strain WA chromosome 2 map unlocalized gcontig_1105316255037, whole genome shotgun sequence genomic sequence TTCACGGCTAAAGTTGATGATAATCACACTATACAATCTTATATTTACAAACATGTAGTTTTTTCATGGTCTTTATACATAAATTATGGGTGGGTTCCAGTGGACCTCAAGTTGTCTTAATGAGTAAATTTTCGTATTTTATGGTGATAAGCACAACCAATACAAATTCTAACAACTTTTAATCACATCATTTATTTAATATATACTCCAAACCTTCTGCATGCAGTTAACATCCAGACATTTTCCTGTACATGGGTATTTATCTACTTTAGACTCTCCCAAATTACCCCTTTGACTAGACAGGGGAAATAATCGCCTAAAACAATGAGTATGACCACCGTGCAACTATCGCTGTTAATCGCACTGATTATCATAGGAGCAACATCTCCGGCGCCTGTCAAGAACAAAATCACGCTAGAACTTGACATTTTTGAGCAGCCTCCAAGGAGAATTGAAATTGTTCCGTCCACTGAGATTTCTGGTGGCAACAATTACGCAGTAAAGGCGAGTTCCAGACACACTCACATTATTGGAGATGTCAGGGACGGAGATGAGATCATTGTCTCCGGGGAGTCAGATGCTGTGAGTAGATACGTTTTTGTTCTGgtaaatatggaaaatacaaaatacGTCCGAGTAATGACCAAAAGAAGAGGTAAGAGGATTACCCTGTCCAGGGCTATTGAGGAGTTTATAAAGGGACCAGGGGATCTTTCATACAGGAGGCTCTCTAGAGTACTGCTCGATTTGGACATTCTAATTCAGGACAACACTCGTTACTTTAATGTTGAGGCGTTAATTCCACCGGATGACTATGAAGAGAATTTGCAGAGCACATCGACCACTCCACTACTCCTTCCTACGCATTACTCAATTAGACCGGAATATCGCCTGAATATCACCATTGGCAGAGTTAGGTATGGCAAACACACTTTGGAGGATAGAATCGGAGGCTTGATAGAGAGGACTGTCGTTTGGGGAGGGAGAGTCGGCGATCCTACAATCACCATTACATCAATTTATACCAACGGGTACAAAGTAAAGAGCACTTACCTGCTTACAAGTCATGGGAATAGCCAATTCCACTGCTATGATGAGAGGAGAGAGTTTGTCAACTCACGACTGTAAGAAAGCCACCGCCAAAGAGCCCATAGGAGACagaggtacctagaagaatggacaggatggaaaaatgCTGgaggggtacctagaacaTGAGTAACACCTCCAGTAAGACAACTTTGGACAACAATCCTCTATCTAGACGCACACATCAGACCTTTATAACACTCATCCACCGATTTATACCATCAGAATAGCATTTGGTTCGTCCCGCAAGAAATTAGACAACATGTCTGACGTTGCGTCTGAATTACCGTAAAACTCGGCGATGTGCTCACACATCCCGTTCGATATGGCgttaaagatggaaaaatgtTCAATGAAGGCGAGTGGACGAGAGTAATGGGCAAATAGCCTCCCTCTCGTGTGTGTAATTATGGTGCACACTGACATCTCGCCTTTAGGCGGCAAAATCCAACATTTCGTCGATATTTACGCACACATTGAGATAAATTGCCACTAGCGACTATTGGAGCTATCGGTAGCCCACAAAAAGATCGACCGGGTGTTTACGGCACAGATTAGGTTACATCTCATAAAATCTCCTCTAAAGAGAGGAAATTCGAGCATTTCCCGAATATGAATGGAGCTTTGCTGGAGACGACCGCAGGTTACTTGGATTCGGACCTGAGTGATTTTGAGCTTGCAGCAGCCAGCGACAATAGCGGAGCCTATTTCTACAAGTTGAACACCGGAGTCCAAAGGAACCCAAACTTTTATAGAAACAGCCAGATTTCCAATGCAGGTTATGCAAAGAACGGGTACGATACGTCCCCTAGATTTGGAAGGGAAGGGGTGGACATTGAGCGTTTTATGACTTTGCaaaagaatggaaagatgTTTGGTGTCGCTCAAAAGGAGGTTTATGATGGGTCACATAACAAGGATAACTTTTCACATGTGAACAACGGCGGACTCTCGAGCATATACAGGAAGATTTACAACGAGACATCCAAAGGTTCCGATACAGAGGTTTCTGTGGAAAACATCAGCTATAACCAAGACGAGTATGAGGATAGAAGAATGACATTTACAGAGAACATGACAACTACAAATGCGTATAGTGAACCTAAAAATGGATTCAAATGGTGGTGTGATGAGCAGAATGTAGATTATTCTGAACTGACTAGTGACTCTACACCCGCAGGATGTGAGATCCCCAATGTAAAATTGTATGATGGAATAGAAAATGTAATCGGCACAAAAGACTCTGGCCGTTCTCTGGAGAGAACTAACAGCGGTCCGCTTTCTACAAACGATTCATTCTCCATGCAACTTAGCATGGAGACACAGTATGGTGAATTTAATCAGGAACAGGTCCCTATTGAAGTTGCAAGTTCTGTGGACACTTGTAGTGAATCCAAAGAGAGTATTTTGAACAGATGCTCTAGCGTAGATATTGGCAAGGACCCAAATTGGAAGAGTTTCATAAAGCCTGGAAACGAAGTAGATGAACTTAAAGCTCTTATACTCTCTAGGCTCGGAGTAAAGAAGTTGACAAACAAGAGAAGTTCCAGGGATAGGCCTTCTTTACATGGTGTAGAAACTTTTGATGCCTCTACAAACACTTTGGAAACAAAC encodes the following:
- a CDS encoding signal peptide containing protein (encoded by transcript BEWA_035970A), translated to MSMTTVQLSLLIALIIIGATSPAPVKNKITLELDIFEQPPRRIEIVPSTEISGGNNYAVKASSRHTHIIGDVRDGDEIIVSGESDAVSRYVFVLVNMENTKYVRVMTKRRGKRITLSRAIEEFIKGPGDLSYRRLSRVLLDLDILIQDNTRYFNVEALIPPDDYEENLQSTSTTPLLLPTHYSIRPEYRLNITIGRVRYGKHTLEDRIGGLIERTVVWGGRVGDPTITITSIYTNGYKVKSTYLLTSHGNSQFHCYDERREFVNSRL